In the genome of Streptomyces sp. Tu 3180, the window CGAGAAGGTCGCCGTCCCGGCCGGGCAACTGCTGCCCGTCCCGGCGGGGCTCGGCCTCAAGCAGGCGGCGGCGCTCCCGGAGGTCGTCTGCACGGTCTGGTCGAACGTCTTCATGGTCGCCCACCTCCGCCCCGGCGAGACCCTCCTCGTGCACGGCGGCTCCAGCGGCATCGGCACCATGGCGATCCAGCTGGCCAAGGCCGTCGGCGCGAAGGTCGCCGTCACCGCGGGCACCGGGGAGAAGCTGGAGCGGTGCGCCGAACTGGGCGCCGACATCCTCATCAACTACCGCGAGCAGGACTTCGTCGCCGAACTGGAGCGGGCCACCGACGGCGCCGGCGCGGACGTCATCCTCGACAACATGGGGGCCAAGTACCTGGACCGCAACGTCCGGGCCCTCGCCGTCAACGGCCGGCTCGCGATCATCGGCATGCAGGGCGGCGTCAAGGGGGAGCTGAACATCGGCGCCCTCCTCCGCAAGCGCGCCGCCATCAGCGCCACCTCGCTGCGGGCCCGTCCGCTGGAGGAGAAGGCGGCGATCGTGGCGGCCGTGCGGGAACACGTGTGGCCGCTCGTCGCCGACGGCCACGTCCGTCCGGTGATCGACCGCGAGATCCCGATGCCGGACGCGGCCGCCGCCCACCGGGTCGTGGAGGACAGCGGCCACATCGGGAAGGTGCTGCTGGTCACGCCGCGCTGAGCGGCGCCGGAACGCCGGGCACGGGGCCCGGGCGCGCCGGCGTCGGCCGTCCGGACGCCACGGCGGGGTCCGGTCCCGCGCTCGGCGCGGTACGCCGGCCGCGTCCGCCGCAGGGGCGGCCGTTTCCGCGCCCGGTCAGGACAGACCGCTGCTCTGGCGCATGCGCAGCGCGACGAAGGCGAGGCCCAGGCCGAGGCCGATGAGCACCAGTCCGCCGCCGAGCGGCAGGATCCGCAGGGCGGGCTCCATGGGGCGCTCGGCGCTCGTGACGGAGTCCGGCGCGGGTGTCCGCGACGGCGAGGAGGACACGGGAACCGCCGCCTGCGACGTCGGCGTCCTCGGTGCCCTCGGTCTCCGGGGGACGATGTCGCCGCTGCCGGGTGCCCGGAACACGGTGTCGTCGTCCTCCCGGCGCGGTACGTCGGGCAGACGGCCGACGCCCGCCGCGTCCGGCCACTCGATCCCGGCGTCGGTGCCCGGTCTCCTCGGCGGGGCGCCCGGTTTCCTCGGCACGGCGCCGGGGCCCCCGTCGTGGGCCTCGTCCCTTCCGTGCTTCCTCGCCTCGCCCTTTCCGCGTTTCCCCGTGCCGTGCGGAGCCTCCTCGGCCGCCTTCCTCCGTGGCTCGGGCCGTTCCCGCCCCTCACCGGCCCGGCTCCCGGCCCGGGACGGCTCGCCCGAGGGGGAGGCGGAGGGAGAGGCGGAGGCGGAGGGAGAGGCGGAAGAGGAGGGGGAGGAGGAAGGAGAGGGAGAACGGGACGTGAGGCCGTCGCTCTGCCCGGCGCCGGCGCCGGCGCCGGCACCGGCACCGGCGCCCGGCGGTCCCTCCGCCGCGTGCGCCGCGGGCATGCCGAAGGGCGTCGTGACGGGGCCGTACGGCATCGTCACCGCTCCCGTCCCCAGGGCGATCCCCGCCCCCAGGACGACCCCCGCCCGCAGGACGTTGCCCGCCCCCGTCGCCCCCCTTGTGCGCAGCCTTGGAGCCACGGTCGTGACCTCCCGCGCCGGCCGGTGCGCGTGCGCACCGCCGGCTAGATGGGCCGGATGGACGCCAACAGCCTCCCATCGCGCCACGATCCCGGCATTCCGGATACGTCCGTCGGGTCGACCCCCGACCCCGCACGGCCGAGTGGCGCGTCCGCCCGCTCCGGCACGGCGGATCGAGCATCTCCGGGGGCACCGCCGTGGGGAGGCACCGGCGTGCGAGAGAATGGCGGCATGGAGATGCCGAGGAACGAACGGTCGCCGGAGAACCCGCAGATCCTGGTCGTCGGCCAGGACGGTATGGCGCTCAGCGGCAGCACCGGGGACGAGGACTCCCGCGAGACCCCGGTGACGGAGCAGGTGGAGCAGCCCGCGAAGGTCATGCGGATCGGCAGCATGATCAAGCAACTGCTGGAGGAGGTGCGCGCCGCTCCTCTGGACGAGGCCAGCCGGGCCCGGCTCAAGGAGATCCACGCCAGCTCGGTGAAGGAGCTGGAGGACGGTCTGGCACCCGAGCTGGTCGAGGAACTGGAGCGGCTCTCCTTGCCCTTCACGGACGAGGCGACCCCGAGCGACGCCGAACTGCGGATCGCCCAGGCCCAGTTGGTGGGCTGGCTGGAGGGCCTGTTCCACGGCATCCAGACCACGCTCTTCGCCCAGCAGATGGCCGCGCGCGCCCAGCTGGAACAGATGCGCCGCGCCCTCCCGCCGGGCGTGGGCGACGGCCACGAGGACGCCCACCCGGGCCCCCGTTCGGGCGGGCCGTACCTGTAAGCGTCCTTGACCACGGGAAGGGGCCCGGCATCCGGTGCCGGGCCCCTTCATTACGCCGTCACGCCCCGTACGGCCCTCGCGCCCCGCGCGGGTACGGCCGGGGGTCAGGTCAGGACGGGGGGTTGCCCGTCGAGACCTTGAGGGTGATCTCGGGCATGTTCCCGGGGTCCACGTCCGTGCCCGCCGGCGGGAACTGGTCCCTGACGGAGCCCTCGCCGTAGGTGTTCTCGTCGACCTTGACGATCTTGAAGCTTCCCCAGCCGGCGGCCTGGAAGCACTCCTTCACCGACTTGATGTACTTGTACCTGAAGTCGGGGAGCCGGATCTTCTCGGGGTCGTTGTACGACTCCTCCGGCTCCTCGCACTCCTCCTTGTCGATCGTCTTCGTCGTGTCCGGCCCGCGGTAGCCCGCCGCCTTGCTCGCCGACGCCGACGCCGAGGCGCCGCCTTTGCCCTGGTTCTCCTCGCCACCGCCGCCGTTCAGCGTCAGGGCCGCGACCAGGCCGCCGACGGCGAGGAGGGAGACGACGACCGAGCCGATGATCACCGGCTTGTTGCTCCGGCCGCCGCCCGAGCCGCCGGGGGCCGGGGTGTGGGGCGCGATGGTGTACGGCGGCGGGGTCGACGGTCCCTGCTGCGGGGAGTAGGCCGACGGGGCGGGCGCCTGGTAGCCGCCCTGGTGCGGGTAGCCGTACGCGGGGGACGGGGCGGACGGTGCCGGGGTGCCGTACGGGTTCTGGTGCGGCGCCGGGGCCGGCTGGTACGGCGTCTGGACGTTGCCCGTGGGCGCCGGGGTCGCCTGGTCCACCGGCGGGAACACCGCGGAGCCGACGCCCGCGCCGCTGGGCGCCTGCGTGCCGGGGACGATGCTCGGCGGGGCCGCGTGGAAGGACTGCGCCACCCGCAGGCACTCGTCGCGCATGGACTCCGCGCTGGGGAAACGCTCGTTCGGGTTCTTCTTCAGCGCGCGGGAGATCAGCGCGTCCACGGCCGGCGGCAGCGAACGGTTGATCGAGGACGCCGTCGGCGGATCCTCCTGCACGTGCGCGTACGCGATGGCCAGCGGCGAGTCCGCGTCGAACGGCAGCCGCCCGGTGACCAGCTGGAACAGCATGATGCCGACCGAGTACAGGTCGCTGCGCGCGTCCACGCCCCGGCCGAGCGCCTGCTCCGGCGAGAGGTACTGCGGGGTGCCGACGACCATGCCGGTCTGCGTCATCGACGTCACGCCGGACTGCATGGCGCGGGCGATGCCGAAGTCCATGACCTTGACCACACCGCGCTTGGTCATCATCACGTTGCCCGGCTTGATGTCCCGGTGGACCAGCCCCATCTCGTGGCTGATCTCCAGCGCCGCCAGCACGTCCGCGGTGATCTTCAGCGCCTTGTCGGCGGGCATCGCGCCGTACTGCCGCACGTCCTCGTCGAGCACCGAGCCGAGCGGGCGGCCCTCGACGTACTCCATGACGATGTACGGCATCGTCATGCCGTCCACGTCGTCCTCGCCGGTGTCGAAGACCGACACGATGTTGGTGTGCGTGAGTTTCGCCACGGACTGGGCCTCGCGGCGGAAGCGCTCGCGGAAGGCCTGTTCCCGGCCGAGTTCCGTGTGCAACGTCTTGATGGCGACCTGGCGGTCGAGCACGCTGTCGTAGGCCAGGTGCACCGAGGCCATGCCGCCCTGGCCGAGCAGGTCCCGCAGTTGGTACCGCCCGCCGGCGAGCGCCCGTCCCGCGCCTCGGCCCTGTGCGCCGTCCTGGCTCATGTTCCGCTTCCCCCGTGGCCTCTCCGGCGCCGCCGTCGGTGACCGATCCGTCGTAGATCCCATGTGCTATTCCCGGCCAAGTCTGCCCCAGGGCACTGACACGTCAAGCGCGGTGCCCGTTCCGTGACCGTACGCGAAAGAAGCGTCGCGGAAGCGTTACAGGGGTCGTGCGGCCGGTACACAGAATTTGCACGACAGTACGGAGTGCGGGTTTGATGACCGGTCCGTCTCGTGCCGGTCCTGGCGACCCGTCCCGGACCGGAGGCTTGCGCGGAGGCTGTAGCGTGGCCGACGGAGACCGTAACAACACCGCGCGCACCGCGGGCAGAAACGACGGCGAGGACTGATGGCACAGCAGCAGCGCGCTCAGGGCCCGTCCGACCCCGAGGCGACTGGCGGCGGCATGTCGGACGCGCCGGACAACTGGGGTAACGGCGGGCTTGTCGGCGACGGCCGGTACCGGTTGACCCACAGGCTCGGCCGGGGCGGCATGGCCGAGGTGTTCGCGGCCGAGGACGTGCGCCTCGGGCGCACGGTGGCCGTCAAGCTGCTGCGCTCCGACCTCGCCGAGGACCCGGTGTCCAAGGCGCGCTTCACGCGCGAGGCGCAGTCGGTGGCCGGCCTCAACCACCATGCCATCGTCGCCGTGTACGACTCCGGCGAGGACGCCGTCGGCGGCCAGTCGGTGCCGTACATCGTGATGGAGCTGGTCGAGGGCCGCACCATCCGCGACCTGCTGATGAACGCGGAGGCGCCGGGCCCCGAGCAGGCGCTGATCATCGTCTCGGGCGTCCTGGAGGCGCTGGCCTACTCGCACCAGCACGGCATCGTGCACCGCGACATCAAGCCGGCCAACGTCATCATCACCCACAACGGCGCCGTGAAGGTGATGGACTTCGGCATCGCCCGCGCGCTGCACGGCGCGTCCACGACGATGACGCAGACCGGCATGGTCATGGGCACCCCGCAGTACCTCTCGCCGGAGCAGGCGCTCGGCAAGGCCGTCGACCACCGCTCCGACCTGTACGCCACCGGCTGCCTGATGTACGAACTGCTGGCGCTGCGGCCCCCCTTCACCGGTGAGACGCCGCTGTCGGTGGTCTACCAGCACGTCCAGGACATCCCCACGCCCCGTCGGAGGCCTCGGACGCCTGCCCGCCGGAGCTGGACGGGCTGGTCATGCGCTCCCTCGCCAAGGACCCCGACGACCGCTTCCAGACGGCCGAGGAGATGCGCGGGCTGGTCCAGTACGCGCTGCAGATGCTCTACGAGCAGGGCGGCCACACCGGCACCTGGAACACCGGCCCGGTGGACACGCACGAGGGCCGGCACACCCCGGCGGCGGGCTTCGCGGGCACGACCGTGATGCCGCACCCGGACGTCTCCGGCACGGCGGCGATCCCGCAGCCGATCCTGCCCACCGGGTACGGCGGCGGGGACGACGGCGGCTTCGAGGGCAACGGCAACCAGGGCAGCGGACGCGGCAAGCTGTGGATCCTCGCGGTGCTCGCGGTGATCGCCATCACGGCGGGCGTCGCGCTGGCGCTGAACAGCGGCGGCGGCGGTGGCGGTGGCGGGGGCGACACCACCAAGTCGCCGACCACCTCGCAGACCACCGAGGAGGAGAAGCCCAGCGAGTCCCCGAGCGACGAGGAGACCGAGGAGCCGACCGACCCCGGCACGGACCCTGGCACCGGCACGGGGACGGGCGGCGACTGGAACCAGTCGTACACGCCGTCCCAGACGCCGCCGCAGACGGTGACGGAGGAGCCGACGGACCAGCCCACGGACGAGCCGACGGGCGAGCCGAGCGGTGAGCCCTCGGAACCGCAGACGCCGACGGATCCCGAGACCCAGTCGCCCCCTCCGACGGGCGGCACCGGGGTGATCGAGGGCTCGACCAACGGCGGCTCGGAGGGCGGCGACGGGATCGGCGGCTGACGCGCGGCCGGTCGGCCCGGCCGCGTCGGTCCCTCTCCCTCCGCGAATCACCCCTCTCGCGGACCATCCCCCTGGCGAGCGCTCCCCTGAACGCGCCGCGTCGTGCTCCCGGGGCCACCGCACCGCCGGTGCCGTGGTGCCGCAGTGTTGCGGTGCCGCGGCGGCCGGGAGCCGTGCGGGTGCCGCCGCGCTCGTGGTGCCGGCGGAGCACCCGGAAGCCGTCGAGGCGTTCCCACCCGTTCCCCCCGTCCGGCGCACCGCCGCCACCGCCCGGGTGGCGCCTCCCCCGGTGGAGCACGTCGAACGGGTGGAAGTCCCCGCGCCCCCGCCCCGCCGCAGCCCCGCACGCAGGACGCCGGCCGGTGCACCGCCGCGGCGGACCGTGGCGCGCCGTAACAGGTCGTGGCAGGCGCAGCGGTGCGCCCGGCGGGGACGCGTTCGGTACGGGGGTGGTCCACGGAGGCGCGACACGCGGAAGATGTCGGGGCGATCCCGCGCGCCCCTGAGCTGCGTCTTGTCACATACGGTCGTTCCCGGTCGCCGAGCGTGCTCGAATCGACGCCGATCGCGGGGCTCAACCCTTCCCGTGTCCGGGGTGACCGGGATAACGTGCCGTTGCTCCGGCCTCCTGCAAGGCTGTGACCAGCGCGCTTCCAGGCCTTGCCGATTTACTTGGAAATCCAAGCAAAAACGCAGGTCAGAGGAGGTTTCACAGATATGTGGAGCACTGGGTAACGTGCTTGTTGCAGGGCGCTCGCCGGGGCACCTGTCACGCCTGTTCCCGGTCGAGCGGCACCTACCCCGTGCCCGGTGGTCGAGAACAGGTGAGCCGCACTGGCCTACCGGCAACCCCGGGGGCCGGACCGACGGAGGAGCACACGTGACCGTGGAGAGCACTGCCGCGCGCACACCGCGACGCAGCGCCGGAACGAAGGCCGGCACCACCGGCACCAAGCGCACCACCAGCACCACGAAGAAGGCCGCCGGCGCCCGGAAGGACGCCGGGAAGAGCGCCGAGCCCGCCCTCGTCCAGCTGCTGACGCCCGAGGGCAGGCGCGTCAAGAACGCCGAGTTCGACAAGTACGTCGACGGCATCACCGCCGAGGAGCTGCGCGGTCTGTACCGCGACATGGTGCTCACCCGACGCTTCGACGCCGAGGCCACCTCCCTGCAGCGCCAGGGCGAGCTGGGCCTGTGGGCCTCGCTGCTCGGCCAGGAGGCGGCGCAGATCGGTTCCGGCCGGGCGCTGCGCGACGACGACTACGTCTTCCCCACCTACCGCGAGCACGGCGTCGCCTGGTGCCGCGGGGTGGACCCGACCAACCTGCTCGGCATGTTCCGCGGCGTCAACAACGGCGGCTGGGACCCGAACGGCAACAACTTCCACCTGTACACGATCGTCATCGGCTCCCAGACCCTGCACGCCACGGGGTACGCGATGGGCGTCGCCAAGGACGGCGCGGACAGCGCGGTGATCGCCTACTTCGGCGACGGTGCCTCCAGCCAGGGCGACGTGGCCGAGGCCTTCACCTTCTCCGCGGTCTACAACGCCCCCGTGGTGTTCTTCTGCCAGAACAACCAGTGGGCGATCTCCGAGCCGACCGAGAAGCAGTCCCGCGTGCCGCTGTACCAGCGCGCGCAGGGGTTCGGCTTCCCGGGCGTGCGCGTGGACGGCAACGACGTGCTGGCGAACCTGGCCGTCACCAAGTGGGCCCTGGAGCGGGCCCGCGCCGGCGAGGGCCCGACGCTGGTCGAGGCGTTCACCTACCGCATGGGCGCGCACACCACCTCCGACGACCCGACCCGCTACCGCGGTGACGAGGAGCGCCTGGCCTGGGAGGCCAAGGACCCGATCCTGCGCCTTCGCCGCTACCTCGAGGCCTCGAACCACGCGGACGAGGGGTTCTTCGAGGAACTGGAGGCCGAGAGCGAGGCGTTGGGCAAACGCGTGCGCGAAGCGGTCCGTGCCATGCCGGACCCGGACCACTTCGCCATCTTCGAGAACGTCTACGCGGACGGACACGCCCTCGTCGACGAGGAGCGGGCACAGTTCGCCGCCTACCAGGCGTCGTTCGCGGACGAAGACGGGGGTAAGTGACATGGCGGAGAAGATGGCCCTGGCCAAGGCGATCAACGAGTCGCTGCGGCGTGCCCTGGACGCGGACCCGAAGGTCGTCGTCATGGGCGAGGACGTCGGCAAGCTCGGCGGCGTGTTCCGGGTGACGGACGGGCTGCAGAAGGACTTCGGCGAGAGCCGCGTCATCGACACCCCGCTCGCCGAGTCGGGCATCGTCGGCACGGCGATCGGCCTGGCCCTGCGCGGTTACCGCCCGGTGGTGGAGATCCAGTTCGACGGCTTCGTCTTCCCGGCGTACGACCAGATCGTCACGCAGCTCGCGAAGATGCACGCCCGCTCGCTGGGCAAGGTCAAGCTGCCGGTCGTCGTGCGCATCCCCTACGGCGGCGGCATCGGCGCGGTGGAGCACCACTCCGAGTCCCCCGAGTCGCTGTTCGCGCACGTGGCGGGCCTGAAGATCGTCAGCCCCTCCAACGCGTCGGACGCGTACTGGATGATGCAGCAGGCCGTCCAGAGCGACGACCCGGTGATCTTCTTCGAGCCCAAGCGGCGCTACTGGGACAAGGCCGAGGTGAACACCGAGGCGATCCCCGGCCCGCTGCACACCGCGCGCGTGGTGCGCGAGGGCGGCGACCTGACGCTGGCGGCCTACGGCCCGATGGTGAAGCTGTGCCAGGAGGTCGCGGACGCGGCGGCCGAGGAGGGCCGCTCCCTGGAGGTGCTGGACCTGCGTTCGGTCTCCCCGATCGACTTCGACTCGATCCAGGCGTCGGTGGAGAAGACGCGCCGCCTGGTCGTCGTCCACGAGGCGCCGGTGTTCTTCGGTTCCGGCGCGGAGATCGCCGCGCGGATCACGGAGCGCTGCTTCTACCACCTGGAGGCCCCGGTGCTGCGGGTGGGCGGCTACCACGCCCCGTACCCGCCGGCCCGCCTGGAGGAGTCCTACCTCCCGGACCTGGACCGGGTGCTGGACGCCGTCGACCGCTCGCTGGCGTACTGAGGAGAGGGTCGTGACGACGATGACGAACGCGTCCGTACGCGAGTTCAAGATGCCGGACGTGGGCGAGGGCCTCACCGAGGCCGAGATCCTCAAGTGGTACGTCCAGCCGGGTGACACGGTCACCGACGGCCAGGTGGTCTGCGAGGTCGAGACGGCGAAGGCGGCCGTCGAGCTGCCCATCCCCTACGACGGTGTGGTCCGCGAGCTGCGCTTCCCCGAGGGCACCACGGTGGACGTGGGCACGTCCATCATCGCGGTGGAGGTCGCGGGCGGCGCGGCGCCCGCGGCGGAGGCACCCGTCCCCGCCGCGCCGGAACAGGCGCCCGAGGAGCCGAAGGCCGAGGGCTCGGGCCGCCAGCCCGTACTGGTCGGCTACGGCGTGGCGACGTCCTCCACGCGCCGCCGCCCGCGCAAGGCCGCACCGGAGATGCCCGCCCGGCAGGCGGCGGCGGCCGTCCAGACGGAACTGAACGGCCACGCCCCGGCGCCGGCGCCCGTCGCCGAGCCGGTTCCGCAGCAGCGTCCGCTGGCCAAGCCGCCGGTGCGCAAGCTGGCGAAGGACCTCGGCGTCGACCTGGCCACGGTCACCCCGACCGGCCCGGACGGCATCATCACCCGCGAGGACGTCCACGCGGCGGTGGCGGCCCCGCCGGCGGCCCCGGCCCCGGAGCAGCCGGCGGTCCCGGCGCCCGCCCCCGCCCCGGCGGCGGCTCCCGCGCCGGTGGCGTACGACACCGCCCGCGAGACCCGTATCCCGGTCAAGGGCGTCCGCAAGGCCACGGCCGCGGCGATGGTCGGTTCGGCGTTCACCGCGCCGCACGTCACGGAGTTCGTGACGGTCGACGTGACGCGCACGATGAAGCTGGTGGAGGAGCTGAAGGAGGACAAGGAGTTCGCGGGCCTGCGCGTGAACCCCCTCCTGCTGATCGCCAAGGCCCTGCTGGTCGCGATCAGGCGCAACCCCGACATCAACGCCTCCTGGGACGAGGCGGCCCAGGAGATCGTGGTCAAGCACTACGTCAACCTGGGCATCGCGGCGGCCACCCCGCGCGGCCTGATCGTCCCGAACATCAAGGACGCCCACGCCAAGACGCTGCCCCAGCTCGCCGAGTCCCTGGGCGAACTGGTGTCCACGGCCCGGGAGGGCAGGACCTCCCCGTCCGCGATGCAGGGCGGCACGGTGACGATCACCAACGTCGGCGTCTTCGGCGTCGACACGGGCACGCCGATCCTCAACCCCGGCGAGTCCGCGATCCTCGCGGTCGGCGCGATCAAGCCCCAGCCGTGGGTCCACAAGGGCAAGGTGAAGCCCCGTCAGGTCACCACGCTCGCCCTGTCCTTCGACCACCGCCTCGTCGACGGCGAACTGGGCTCCAAGGTCCTGGCCGACGTGGCCGCGATCCTGGAGCAGCCGAAGCGCCTGATCACCTGGGCGTGAGTCCCGCGGGCCGGTGAGGCCCGGCACAGGAGGGGCGCCGCAACCCGTGTTGCGGCGCCCCTCCTGCCGTGACCGGCCCGGCCCCGACGGAGCACGCGCACCGGAGACACCTCCCCGGCCCCGCCCCCCCGGGAGGGCTCAGGAGCGTTCCCCGGAGAACAGTTCCAGGTCGATGTGCGGGGACAGCGCGCGGAGGAAGCCGGGCGCGTCGAAGACCTCTCCGGCGGAGGCGACTCCGGTCGTCCTGGTCCGTCCCGTGAGGATGCGGTCGACCGCCTCCACCGCGAGCGGCGCGGTGACGGCGTAGATGTCCCGGCCCCGTGCCACGGCGCGCCGCTCGCCGCCGCCGGAGCGCACGACCGCGTCGACGAGGAAGGTCTGACCGGACCGCCCGTGCTCGTCGGCCGCGGCCGGTTCCGGCGTGTCCGGGGCCGCGATGTCCCGGGCCGCCTCGACCGTCATGTAGGTGCGCACGTCGGGGACGGACAGGTGGCTGGGCACGGTGACGACGTCGGCCATCGTGAACTCCCCGACGACGGCCCGGGGACCCATCGGGTCGGGGAAGGGCCACTCCAGGGTGGGCAGGTCGTCCCGGTGGTACTCCAGCCGCCCGTTGCGGTAGCGGATGCTCCGGCCGTCCCGCCGCTGCCGGGAGACCGCGCCGGCGGCGCGCGTCCCGGCGGTGGGGTGCCACCCGCTCAGCCCGTAGGCGACGTGCGCCTCGTCGGCCGCCGTCCAGTCGCCCATCGCGGCGGTGATCAGCAGGTCGCCGAGGCCGCCGTAGAAGGCCATCGCGGGGACGACCACGGCTCCCGCGGCGCGGGCGCGGTCCGTGAAGTGCGCGAACGTGTCGACGTTGGCCTCGATCTCGGCCGCCACGTCCACGTACGGGATCCCGGCGCGCAGTGCCGCCTCGATCACGGGGGCGGCCGTCGTGGCGAAGGGACCGGCGCAGTTGATCACGGCGGCCGCGCCGGCCAGCGCCCGGTCGAGCGAGGCGGGGTCGTCGACCGCCGCCGGGCGGACGGCCGACCCGGTGCCGTACGCCAGTGCCTTCAGCCTGTCGGCGTCGCGGCCGGAGAGGACCGGGACGAACCCGCGCTCCCGCAACCGCTCCACCACGAAGCGCCCGGTGTGTCCGTACGCGCCGTACACCACGACCCCGAGACCCGCCGCCATGAGTGCTCCCCCTGCTCCGGTGATCCGTCCTGCTCCGTGGCGACCATCCTGGCGGGGGCGGGCGCCCCGCACGAGTGTCCGGAACGACACGCCCCGTACAATTCCGGACGTGGACACTGTCGCGCTGGCCGTCACCGACGGGATGCTTCACTTCGAACTGGCCCTGGCGCTGGAGGTGTTCGGCTCCGCCCCGGCCGGGGTGACGGGCCCCTGGTACGACCTCGTGGTCTGCGGGCCGGGCCCGGTGCGGGCCGGCCGGTTCCTGCTCGAACCCGACCACGGCCTCGACCGGCTCCCCCGTGCCGACACCGTGATCGTCCCGGGCTGGGCCGACGTCGACGAGGCCCCGCCCGCCGAGCTGGTCGACGCGGTGCGCGCGGCCCACGAGGCGGGCGCGCGCTTGGTCTCCCTGTGCACGGGCGCCTTCGTGCTGGCCGCCGCCGGCCTGCTGGACGGGCTCCGCGCGACCACGCACTGGGCGCACACCCGGGTCCTGGCCGAGCGCCACCCGGAGGTCGAGGTGGACCCGGACGTCCTCTACGTGGACAACGGCGGGGTGCTCACCTCCGCCGGCAAGGCCGCCGCCATGGACCTGTGCCTGCACCTGGTCCGCCTCGACCGCGGCTCGTCGGTCGCCAACGCGGTCGCCCGCCGCCTGGTCGTGCCGCCGCACCGGGACGGCGGCCAGGCCCAGTTCGTCACCACCCCGGTGCCCGCCCCGGACCACCACCCCCTCGCCGGGCTGCTCCCCTGGGCGCTCGAACGGCTCGACCGGCCGCTGACCGTGGAGGACCTGGCCCGCCGGGCGCGGATGAGCCCGCGTCACCTGGGCCGCCACTTCAGGGCCGTGACCGGCACCACCCCGTTGCAGTGGCTGCTGACCCAACGCGTCCGCCGTGCACAGGAGTTGCTGGAGACCACCGACGACGGCATCGACGCCGTCGCGGCGGCCGTCGGCATGGGCACCGC includes:
- a CDS encoding bacterial proteasome activator family protein → MEMPRNERSPENPQILVVGQDGMALSGSTGDEDSRETPVTEQVEQPAKVMRIGSMIKQLLEEVRAAPLDEASRARLKEIHASSVKELEDGLAPELVEELERLSLPFTDEATPSDAELRIAQAQLVGWLEGLFHGIQTTLFAQQMAARAQLEQMRRALPPGVGDGHEDAHPGPRSGGPYL
- a CDS encoding NAD(P)H-quinone oxidoreductase, which codes for MHAITIPEPGGPEALVWDEVPDPVPGEGEVLVEVVAGAVNRADVLQRQGFYDPPPGASPYPGLECSGRITALGPGVGGWAVGDEVCALLAGGGYAEKVAVPAGQLLPVPAGLGLKQAAALPEVVCTVWSNVFMVAHLRPGETLLVHGGSSGIGTMAIQLAKAVGAKVAVTAGTGEKLERCAELGADILINYREQDFVAELERATDGAGADVILDNMGAKYLDRNVRALAVNGRLAIIGMQGGVKGELNIGALLRKRAAISATSLRARPLEEKAAIVAAVREHVWPLVADGHVRPVIDREIPMPDAAAAHRVVEDSGHIGKVLLVTPR
- a CDS encoding saccharopine dehydrogenase NADP-binding domain-containing protein, which codes for MAAGLGVVVYGAYGHTGRFVVERLRERGFVPVLSGRDADRLKALAYGTGSAVRPAAVDDPASLDRALAGAAAVINCAGPFATTAAPVIEAALRAGIPYVDVAAEIEANVDTFAHFTDRARAAGAVVVPAMAFYGGLGDLLITAAMGDWTAADEAHVAYGLSGWHPTAGTRAAGAVSRQRRDGRSIRYRNGRLEYHRDDLPTLEWPFPDPMGPRAVVGEFTMADVVTVPSHLSVPDVRTYMTVEAARDIAAPDTPEPAAADEHGRSGQTFLVDAVVRSGGGERRAVARGRDIYAVTAPLAVEAVDRILTGRTRTTGVASAGEVFDAPGFLRALSPHIDLELFSGERS
- a CDS encoding alpha-ketoacid dehydrogenase subunit beta — its product is MAEKMALAKAINESLRRALDADPKVVVMGEDVGKLGGVFRVTDGLQKDFGESRVIDTPLAESGIVGTAIGLALRGYRPVVEIQFDGFVFPAYDQIVTQLAKMHARSLGKVKLPVVVRIPYGGGIGAVEHHSESPESLFAHVAGLKIVSPSNASDAYWMMQQAVQSDDPVIFFEPKRRYWDKAEVNTEAIPGPLHTARVVREGGDLTLAAYGPMVKLCQEVADAAAEEGRSLEVLDLRSVSPIDFDSIQASVEKTRRLVVVHEAPVFFGSGAEIAARITERCFYHLEAPVLRVGGYHAPYPPARLEESYLPDLDRVLDAVDRSLAY
- a CDS encoding protein kinase; its protein translation is MSQDGAQGRGAGRALAGGRYQLRDLLGQGGMASVHLAYDSVLDRQVAIKTLHTELGREQAFRERFRREAQSVAKLTHTNIVSVFDTGEDDVDGMTMPYIVMEYVEGRPLGSVLDEDVRQYGAMPADKALKITADVLAALEISHEMGLVHRDIKPGNVMMTKRGVVKVMDFGIARAMQSGVTSMTQTGMVVGTPQYLSPEQALGRGVDARSDLYSVGIMLFQLVTGRLPFDADSPLAIAYAHVQEDPPTASSINRSLPPAVDALISRALKKNPNERFPSAESMRDECLRVAQSFHAAPPSIVPGTQAPSGAGVGSAVFPPVDQATPAPTGNVQTPYQPAPAPHQNPYGTPAPSAPSPAYGYPHQGGYQAPAPSAYSPQQGPSTPPPYTIAPHTPAPGGSGGGRSNKPVIIGSVVVSLLAVGGLVAALTLNGGGGEENQGKGGASASASASKAAGYRGPDTTKTIDKEECEEPEESYNDPEKIRLPDFRYKYIKSVKECFQAAGWGSFKIVKVDENTYGEGSVRDQFPPAGTDVDPGNMPEITLKVSTGNPPS
- the pdhA gene encoding pyruvate dehydrogenase (acetyl-transferring) E1 component subunit alpha is translated as MTVESTAARTPRRSAGTKAGTTGTKRTTSTTKKAAGARKDAGKSAEPALVQLLTPEGRRVKNAEFDKYVDGITAEELRGLYRDMVLTRRFDAEATSLQRQGELGLWASLLGQEAAQIGSGRALRDDDYVFPTYREHGVAWCRGVDPTNLLGMFRGVNNGGWDPNGNNFHLYTIVIGSQTLHATGYAMGVAKDGADSAVIAYFGDGASSQGDVAEAFTFSAVYNAPVVFFCQNNQWAISEPTEKQSRVPLYQRAQGFGFPGVRVDGNDVLANLAVTKWALERARAGEGPTLVEAFTYRMGAHTTSDDPTRYRGDEERLAWEAKDPILRLRRYLEASNHADEGFFEELEAESEALGKRVREAVRAMPDPDHFAIFENVYADGHALVDEERAQFAAYQASFADEDGGK
- a CDS encoding dihydrolipoamide acetyltransferase family protein, producing the protein MTTMTNASVREFKMPDVGEGLTEAEILKWYVQPGDTVTDGQVVCEVETAKAAVELPIPYDGVVRELRFPEGTTVDVGTSIIAVEVAGGAAPAAEAPVPAAPEQAPEEPKAEGSGRQPVLVGYGVATSSTRRRPRKAAPEMPARQAAAAVQTELNGHAPAPAPVAEPVPQQRPLAKPPVRKLAKDLGVDLATVTPTGPDGIITREDVHAAVAAPPAAPAPEQPAVPAPAPAPAAAPAPVAYDTARETRIPVKGVRKATAAAMVGSAFTAPHVTEFVTVDVTRTMKLVEELKEDKEFAGLRVNPLLLIAKALLVAIRRNPDINASWDEAAQEIVVKHYVNLGIAAATPRGLIVPNIKDAHAKTLPQLAESLGELVSTAREGRTSPSAMQGGTVTITNVGVFGVDTGTPILNPGESAILAVGAIKPQPWVHKGKVKPRQVTTLALSFDHRLVDGELGSKVLADVAAILEQPKRLITWA